The Bacteroidota bacterium genome contains the following window.
CGGTGAGCAAAATAAGTGTTAATAGTTTTTTCATTGTGGTAATTATTTTATTGATGATTGTGTGGTTAATTTTTTAGCTGATGATAAACCATAGTTGTCGGATACTTTTGCCACGGGCTGCGAATACTGTTGCTGCATTTTGGTTTCTCTTAGTTCAAACCACAGCCATACGATAATGGAAAAAGCTACAGCCATTACGAAAACCATAATCACATAATGAATATAACTTCCAGTTTTTTCTTGTGAATTTTTTGCTTGAATTGTCATGGTGCAAACATGCCGCATTGAGCTAACTATTTCCAAAAACCAACCCGTATCAAATGTGTAACAAGTGCGTAACAAAAGCGTAACAAGCCTATAAACAAGCAAGTTGAATTAATTAATACCAACGAGAATGGTCACATTAATTTAAAATAATTTAAGAAAATACTGAAATCTTTGGTTTAAATTTATTACCCAATGCAAAAAACACGAATCATATAAGAGAACTTAGACGAGATAAAACTGAATTTACTAAATACTTTCAAGTAAATCTTCTAGGCCACCTTCTTCTTCCAAACTAAGTTTTTTCCTTAATCGGTGTCGACTCATTCTCACTGCATCAGATGAAATACCCAGCATAGCGGCCATTTCTTTATTAGACAACTGTAATTTACTTAATGCCATAAAACGTGTTTCAGCCGGACTCAAATCTGGAAGTTTGGTTTTAAGTCGGTATAAAAAATCACCATGTACCTTCTCGAAAAGTTGGGTAAAATGATCCCATTGCTCATCCGTCAGAATAATGGCGTGTCGAATTTCTGATAAAGCCTTACTATCATAAACTGGTTCATTGGTCTTACTCAATTCCACTTCAAATCTCTCAATCATTTCATTCTTTTGGTGAATATTTGCTGTAAACTCCTCCAATTGAATCGTAGAAAGTTGTAGCTCCTTTTTAGCCGCTTCGCTTACAGCATTCAGTAATTTCTCTTTTTGGATATGCTTAAGCTTTTGTCTGTTCAATATAAGTATAGCAATAATTACCAAAAACAGAATTCCCGCTAACAAACTATTTCGTATATAAGTATTCAGTTTCTTTTCACTATTCAATTGGTTTACCTCATTCTGATGTGCCTCATTTTGCAGTTTCATTTTGGCAGTTGACAAGATTGCATTGTTATATTTTTTTTGAACAGAATCTCTTGCCACCGAAGCGGAATCAGAATATCGCCAAGCTAACATTCCATCTCCTTTAGCGGCATATATAGTTGACAAAGTATTATATATTTTTCGCAGTAGCTTATAATCCGTGAAACCTTTATTCATATATATTAACCGTGCTTGCCTTGCCAATAAAAATGAACTATCAAGTTTATGTGTAAGGCGATAAAGCTCGGCTAAAGTGATGATAGAGTGGGCGGCGTTTTTCCATACATTTTTCCGCATGCTGGTTTTTATATCATTTTCGATGAGCGGTTTTGCTTCTGCGTATTTGCCCTGTAGAAAATAAGTAATTCCCATATTCCCTCCTAAAATACCACTCCATAAAGTATCGTTTTTCTTTTCAGCAATATCCATTGCTTTTTCAAAATAATATAGTGCGGAGTCGTACTGGTTAATATTGCGAAAGCACATTGCTAACGAGTTAGTAGTGCTTATTAATAGCCCTATATCAGGATTGTCTTGTATAAGTGTGGCTTCCCTCAAATACTTTTTGGCATTATCATAGTCTTCAAATACCATCAAAAAGCTGGCAAGTCTAAATGTATATTCAAGTTTATATGGGAATTCTATGGAGCTTTGCTTTGAATAAATATTATAGGATTCAAAAAAGAGACTATAAGCCAAATTGATATTTTTTTCTGACTGGTAAACGGCCATCAAATGTGTAGCTTGGGCATAATGATAATTTAAATTGTTTGCCTTGGATTCCTCTATTAAAGCAATCAAAAGCTTTCCCGATTCTTTTTTCTCAGCTCCTATACATATAATCTTGCACAACTTCAATTCTAATGCAATTTCTTTTTCGCCATCTTTTTCAGCCCACTTAATCATGGCTTCCAATTTAGCATGTCCACTATTAGGCCAGTCCTTCATCACTTCTGTTCTAAGGTGAATAAGCAAATAGTAACGCTCAACAAATGTTTTGTTCAGCAAATTCTCGTATTGAGCGTGCACCTGTACCAAAGCACTTAGGTAAAAAATAAAACAAAGTAAAAAAGCTTTTTTCAGCAT
Protein-coding sequences here:
- a CDS encoding tetratricopeptide repeat protein, which codes for MMLKKAFLLCFIFYLSALVQVHAQYENLLNKTFVERYYLLIHLRTEVMKDWPNSGHAKLEAMIKWAEKDGEKEIALELKLCKIICIGAEKKESGKLLIALIEESKANNLNYHYAQATHLMAVYQSEKNINLAYSLFFESYNIYSKQSSIEFPYKLEYTFRLASFLMVFEDYDNAKKYLREATLIQDNPDIGLLISTTNSLAMCFRNINQYDSALYYFEKAMDIAEKKNDTLWSGILGGNMGITYFLQGKYAEAKPLIENDIKTSMRKNVWKNAAHSIITLAELYRLTHKLDSSFLLARQARLIYMNKGFTDYKLLRKIYNTLSTIYAAKGDGMLAWRYSDSASVARDSVQKKYNNAILSTAKMKLQNEAHQNEVNQLNSEKKLNTYIRNSLLAGILFLVIIAILILNRQKLKHIQKEKLLNAVSEAAKKELQLSTIQLEEFTANIHQKNEMIERFEVELSKTNEPVYDSKALSEIRHAIILTDEQWDHFTQLFEKVHGDFLYRLKTKLPDLSPAETRFMALSKLQLSNKEMAAMLGISSDAVRMSRHRLRKKLSLEEEGGLEDLLESI